Proteins encoded by one window of Pseudomonas sp. LS44:
- a CDS encoding SDR family NAD(P)-dependent oxidoreductase, producing the protein MSARLQGKIAFITGAGSGIGAATAKRFAEEGATVVLCGRTKEPLQAVASAIRDAGGKAEWTVADVSNEQVFVAAIEAAAKQHGRLDILVNNAMAYSWGAIDSTSTADWHSNFATTVDGTFWGTRTAMTLMKAQGSGGAIVNIASICGLFGTPWMAGYSAAKAAVMNFSRAAASEGASSKIRCNVVIPGVVDTPATAGMLADDKTRANTEKLIPLRRVGQPQELANAILFLASDEASYITGACLPVDGGRSSELYTVLE; encoded by the coding sequence ATGAGCGCACGTCTGCAGGGAAAAATCGCGTTTATCACCGGTGCCGGTTCGGGCATCGGTGCCGCCACGGCCAAACGTTTCGCCGAAGAAGGCGCGACCGTGGTGCTGTGCGGTCGCACTAAAGAGCCGCTGCAAGCGGTGGCCTCGGCCATCCGCGATGCCGGTGGCAAGGCCGAATGGACCGTGGCCGATGTCAGCAACGAGCAGGTATTCGTCGCCGCCATCGAGGCGGCTGCCAAGCAGCACGGGCGCCTGGATATTCTGGTCAACAACGCCATGGCCTATAGCTGGGGCGCTATCGACAGCACCTCGACTGCCGACTGGCACTCGAATTTCGCCACCACGGTCGACGGTACCTTCTGGGGCACGCGCACGGCCATGACCCTGATGAAAGCCCAGGGCAGTGGTGGCGCCATCGTCAACATCGCCTCGATCTGCGGCCTGTTTGGCACGCCGTGGATGGCCGGCTACTCGGCCGCCAAGGCGGCGGTGATGAACTTCAGCCGCGCCGCCGCCTCGGAAGGCGCGAGCAGCAAGATCCGCTGCAACGTGGTGATCCCGGGCGTCGTCGATACCCCGGCCACCGCCGGCATGTTGGCCGACGACAAGACCCGCGCCAACACCGAAAAGCTGATCCCGCTGCGCCGCGTCGGACAGCCGCAGGAGCTGGCTAACGCGATCCTCTTCCTGGCCTCCGACGAAGCTTCCTACATCACCGGCGCTTGCCTGCCGGTGGATGGCGGGCGCAGCTCGGAGCTCTATACGGTGCTGGAGTGA
- a CDS encoding SDR family NAD(P)-dependent oxidoreductase yields the protein MKLSNKVAFVTGAGQGMGRAMVKGFAEAGALVVAADINLEAAQQTIAGLGEDALALVCNVADSASVAAAMAAVEARFGRVDILVNNAGVGSVDAFVETPDENWQRVIGVNLTGVFLCSREAVRLMQKTGTKGTVINISSTSAVTGEGPSHYCAAKAGVMGLTRSMARELAASGIRVNTIVPGPTNTPMMAGIPDEWMQSMLKGIPLGRMGETDEIAKVAVFLASEDAGFITGQNLAVNGGMAFI from the coding sequence ATGAAGTTATCGAACAAGGTGGCGTTCGTTACCGGTGCCGGCCAAGGCATGGGGCGGGCTATGGTCAAGGGCTTTGCCGAAGCCGGCGCGTTGGTGGTGGCCGCCGATATCAATCTTGAGGCTGCGCAGCAGACCATCGCCGGCCTGGGCGAAGACGCTCTGGCGCTGGTGTGCAATGTCGCCGACAGCGCGTCGGTGGCTGCCGCGATGGCCGCGGTCGAGGCGCGTTTCGGCCGTGTCGACATCCTGGTCAACAATGCCGGCGTCGGCTCGGTCGATGCCTTTGTCGAGACCCCTGACGAGAACTGGCAGCGGGTCATCGGCGTCAACCTCACCGGGGTCTTCCTGTGCAGCCGTGAAGCGGTGCGCCTGATGCAAAAGACCGGCACCAAGGGCACGGTGATCAATATCTCCAGCACCTCGGCAGTGACCGGCGAAGGCCCGAGCCACTACTGCGCGGCCAAGGCCGGGGTGATGGGGCTGACCCGTAGCATGGCGCGCGAACTGGCCGCCAGCGGCATCCGCGTCAACACCATCGTGCCTGGTCCGACCAACACGCCAATGATGGCCGGCATCCCGGATGAGTGGATGCAAAGCATGCTCAAGGGCATCCCTCTCGGCCGCATGGGCGAAACCGACGAGATCGCCAAAGTAGCGGTATTCCTCGCCAGCGAAGACGCCGGCTTCATCACCGGTCAGAACCTCGCCGTCAACGGCGGCATGGCCTTCATCTAA
- a CDS encoding MFS transporter, whose translation MNSPIRPTWRTHYALFVLAIIYVFNYIDRQLMAILIEPVKAEFGISDTGIGLLSGVTFAIFYTFFGFPLGRLSDRIGRKPVIAVCCIAWSVMTMACGLATSFLLLVLARIGVAVGEAGGTAPSVAMVSELYPPERRSTALSILMLGSSLGAIVGLGCGGWVAQHYGWRFAFLIIGAPGIFLGLLLWFTVRTPTAAPAPKQLLQTPQEGWAQTLSLLLQTPSFIWIALTGGAWAIAGYGMGTWSPSFLIRSHGLSLQEAGFLVGVVGGVGATIGTLVCGMLTDRMARRDAGWQMGIPLLGTLICIPCALAYFLLPAGIAFHIGSIPVPTAFIFYSVFSFFGTWWATPCLGAITHLFPAARMAQATALFVMSMTLFGVGLGPLLTGMLSDYLTPSLGVEALRYALAASTSMPLLAAVFIAMALPRYRAQLTKPTAPLAEPANAVTA comes from the coding sequence ATGAACTCACCCATCCGCCCCACTTGGCGCACTCACTACGCGTTGTTCGTGCTGGCCATCATTTACGTTTTCAACTACATCGACCGGCAGTTGATGGCGATCCTGATCGAGCCGGTAAAAGCCGAGTTCGGCATTTCCGACACTGGCATCGGCTTGCTCTCGGGGGTGACGTTCGCGATCTTCTATACCTTCTTCGGCTTCCCGCTTGGGCGCCTGTCCGACCGCATCGGCCGCAAGCCGGTGATCGCCGTGTGCTGCATCGCCTGGAGCGTGATGACCATGGCCTGCGGCCTGGCCACCAGCTTCCTGCTGCTGGTGCTGGCGCGGATCGGTGTGGCCGTCGGCGAAGCCGGCGGTACCGCGCCGTCGGTGGCGATGGTCTCCGAGCTGTACCCGCCAGAGCGCCGCTCCACCGCCCTGTCGATCCTGATGCTCGGTTCCAGCCTCGGTGCGATCGTGGGCCTGGGTTGCGGTGGCTGGGTCGCCCAGCATTACGGCTGGCGCTTCGCCTTCCTGATCATCGGCGCCCCGGGCATCTTCCTCGGCCTGTTGTTGTGGTTCACCGTGCGCACCCCGACTGCGGCACCGGCGCCCAAACAGCTGCTGCAGACGCCGCAGGAAGGCTGGGCCCAGACCCTGAGCCTGCTGCTGCAGACCCCGTCTTTCATCTGGATCGCGCTTACCGGCGGCGCCTGGGCCATTGCCGGCTATGGCATGGGCACCTGGAGCCCGAGCTTCCTGATCCGCTCCCACGGTCTGAGCCTGCAGGAAGCCGGCTTCCTCGTCGGCGTAGTCGGCGGCGTCGGCGCCACCATCGGCACCCTGGTCTGCGGCATGCTCACCGACCGCATGGCCCGCCGCGATGCTGGCTGGCAGATGGGCATACCCTTGCTCGGCACGCTGATCTGCATCCCGTGCGCCCTGGCTTACTTCCTCTTGCCAGCCGGCATTGCCTTCCATATCGGCAGCATTCCGGTACCGACCGCGTTCATTTTCTACAGCGTGTTCAGCTTCTTCGGCACCTGGTGGGCAACGCCCTGCCTGGGCGCGATCACTCACCTGTTCCCCGCCGCCCGCATGGCCCAAGCCACCGCGCTTTTCGTCATGTCCATGACCCTGTTCGGCGTCGGTCTCGGCCCGCTGCTCACCGGCATGCTCAGCGACTACCTCACGCCGAGCCTGGGTGTTGAAGCGCTGCGCTATGCGCTGGCGGCTTCGACCTCGATGCCGCTGCTCGCCGCCGTGTTCATCGCGATGGCCCTGCCACGCTATCGCGCTCAACTGACCAAACCGACCGCGCCCCTCGCCGAGCCGGCGAATGCGGTCACTGCCTGA
- a CDS encoding alpha/beta fold hydrolase: protein MSEQDLPLPIGHFVTLNDGLRLHYLDEGSGPVVLWLHGSGPGASGFSNFKGNYPEFVAAGYRNLILDLPGFGRSDKPEDAQYNLEFFVKAVSGFLKAIDVQRCTLLGNSLGGAISLGLALAEPEAVEALILMAPGGVEERETYFQMPGIQRMVGLYSQGPLDIEQMRQIMNLQLFDASQLPDSLLAERVAVAVHQPRNLFTTMLVPNMTERLGELRVPILGFWGTNDNFNPVSGAMKVLDNAPHARFILLNRCGHWVQVEHRELFNRSCIDFLREQ from the coding sequence ATGTCTGAACAAGACCTGCCACTGCCCATCGGTCACTTCGTCACCCTGAACGACGGCCTGCGCCTGCACTATCTCGATGAAGGCAGCGGCCCCGTGGTCCTCTGGCTGCATGGCAGCGGCCCGGGCGCCAGCGGTTTCAGCAACTTCAAGGGCAACTACCCGGAGTTCGTCGCCGCCGGCTACCGCAACCTGATCCTCGACCTGCCGGGCTTCGGCCGCTCGGACAAACCCGAGGACGCCCAGTACAACCTGGAGTTCTTCGTCAAGGCCGTGTCCGGCTTCCTCAAGGCCATCGACGTGCAGCGCTGCACCCTGCTCGGCAACTCCCTGGGCGGCGCCATCTCCCTGGGCCTGGCCCTGGCCGAGCCGGAGGCTGTCGAAGCGCTGATCCTGATGGCCCCGGGCGGGGTCGAAGAACGCGAGACCTACTTCCAGATGCCCGGCATCCAGCGCATGGTCGGGCTGTACAGCCAAGGCCCGCTGGACATCGAACAGATGCGCCAGATCATGAACCTGCAACTGTTCGACGCCTCGCAACTGCCGGACAGCCTGCTGGCCGAACGCGTGGCCGTGGCAGTGCATCAGCCGCGCAACCTGTTCACCACCATGCTGGTGCCGAACATGACCGAACGCCTGGGTGAACTGCGTGTGCCGATCCTCGGTTTCTGGGGCACCAACGACAACTTCAACCCGGTCAGCGGCGCGATGAAAGTGCTCGATAACGCTCCGCATGCGCGCTTTATCCTGCTCAACCGCTGCGGGCACTGGGTCCAGGTCGAACATCGCGAACTGTTCAACCGTTCCTGCATCGATTTCCTGCGCGAACAATAA
- a CDS encoding FAD-dependent oxidoreductase: protein MTTFSHLLAPGRIGSLELRNRIVLAPMGDSFAETDGHCSERIQAYYEARAAGGAGLLIVGACAVAFPAGTSEPHQVGVSSDEFIPGLSRLAERVHKHGAKIAMQLLHSGKTAVRDMAEGRPLWVPSIPPAMQTDMMAALTPEELSTFVSSSRRREGGVQLKVMDQDDIAQMVEWFAAGAERAKRAGFDGVEIHAGHSYIIAGFLSAYYNKREDNYGGSLENRARMLLEILAAVRARVGNEFAVWLRLDAEEMFTPGGITLADAQAVARMAEAAGADAVSVSAYAAITRGVNFTEAPLVQKPAGFLDWATAIKQHVSIPVIAVGRLEPEVGDSAIARNQCDFIAMGRKLLADPELPNKLISGQPQAIRPCIYCYVCVSQIFVNQHVKCAVNPMTGHEAEYVISPAATAQHVVVVGGGPAGLEAARVAALRGHRVTLLERSDRLGGTLFFAALAYPENGKLLDNLLYQVRNLPIEVRLNTEVNAALLSDMGADQVIVATGAQRAAPDIPGANQNHVWSGDELRRLMTGDRADEIAKRKLSLTQRTLMKAGSLIGVTDSTEAMHKLSHVWMPLGKRVTIIGGGLVGLELAEFLIERGRQVCVLESGSHLGRELAVVRRWRVLHGIQEHGGQLLTGVTVNAIEGDRVRYQTADGQAAEIRGDSVVLASGAMPDTRLGDALTSAGLNVSSIGDCQSLGYIEGAIAAGHRAGREA from the coding sequence ATGACAACCTTCTCCCATTTGCTTGCCCCGGGCCGCATCGGCTCGCTCGAACTGCGTAACCGCATCGTCCTGGCCCCCATGGGCGACAGCTTTGCCGAAACCGACGGGCACTGCAGCGAACGCATCCAGGCTTACTACGAGGCTCGCGCTGCTGGCGGGGCCGGGCTGTTGATCGTGGGGGCGTGCGCCGTCGCCTTCCCGGCGGGCACCTCCGAGCCACATCAAGTCGGGGTGTCGTCCGATGAGTTCATTCCCGGCCTGAGCCGCCTGGCCGAGCGCGTGCACAAGCATGGCGCGAAGATCGCCATGCAGTTGCTGCACTCCGGCAAGACCGCGGTGCGCGACATGGCCGAAGGCCGTCCATTGTGGGTGCCGTCGATTCCGCCAGCGATGCAAACCGACATGATGGCCGCCCTCACCCCCGAAGAGCTGTCCACTTTTGTCAGCTCCTCGCGCCGCCGCGAAGGCGGGGTGCAACTCAAGGTGATGGACCAGGACGATATCGCCCAGATGGTCGAGTGGTTCGCCGCGGGGGCCGAGCGCGCCAAGCGGGCGGGCTTCGATGGCGTGGAAATCCATGCCGGCCACAGCTACATCATCGCCGGCTTCCTCTCGGCGTATTACAACAAGCGCGAGGACAACTACGGCGGTTCGCTGGAGAACCGCGCGCGTATGCTGCTGGAAATACTGGCCGCCGTGCGCGCACGGGTGGGCAATGAATTTGCCGTCTGGCTGCGCCTGGATGCCGAGGAGATGTTCACTCCCGGCGGCATCACCCTGGCCGATGCCCAGGCCGTGGCGCGCATGGCCGAAGCGGCCGGCGCCGATGCGGTCAGCGTCTCGGCCTATGCCGCCATCACTCGCGGGGTGAACTTCACCGAAGCCCCCTTGGTGCAGAAGCCGGCGGGCTTCCTCGACTGGGCCACGGCGATCAAGCAACACGTGTCGATCCCGGTGATCGCCGTCGGCCGCCTGGAACCGGAGGTCGGCGATAGCGCCATCGCCCGCAACCAGTGCGACTTCATCGCCATGGGCCGCAAGCTGCTGGCCGACCCCGAGCTGCCGAACAAGCTGATCAGCGGCCAGCCACAGGCGATCCGCCCGTGCATTTACTGCTACGTGTGCGTCAGCCAGATTTTCGTCAACCAACACGTCAAGTGCGCGGTCAACCCCATGACCGGACACGAAGCCGAGTACGTCATCAGCCCGGCCGCCACCGCGCAGCATGTGGTGGTGGTCGGCGGCGGCCCGGCCGGTCTCGAGGCGGCCCGTGTCGCGGCCTTGCGCGGCCATCGGGTCACCCTGCTGGAGCGCAGCGATCGGCTCGGCGGCACGCTGTTCTTCGCCGCCCTCGCCTACCCGGAGAACGGCAAGCTGCTCGACAACCTGCTGTACCAGGTGCGCAACCTGCCCATCGAGGTGCGCCTGAACACCGAGGTCAACGCGGCCCTGCTGAGCGACATGGGTGCCGACCAAGTGATCGTCGCCACCGGCGCCCAGCGTGCCGCACCGGACATTCCCGGCGCCAACCAGAATCACGTCTGGAGCGGTGACGAGCTGCGCCGTCTGATGACCGGCGACCGCGCCGATGAAATCGCCAAGCGCAAGCTGTCGCTGACTCAGCGCACGCTGATGAAAGCCGGCAGCCTGATCGGCGTCACCGACAGCACCGAGGCGATGCACAAGCTGTCCCACGTGTGGATGCCCCTGGGCAAGCGCGTCACCATCATTGGCGGCGGTCTGGTCGGCCTGGAGCTGGCGGAGTTTCTCATCGAGCGCGGGCGTCAGGTCTGCGTGCTGGAGAGCGGCAGCCACCTGGGCCGCGAGCTGGCCGTCGTGCGCCGTTGGCGGGTGCTGCACGGCATCCAGGAGCATGGCGGGCAGCTGCTGACCGGGGTAACGGTCAACGCCATCGAAGGCGACCGCGTGCGCTATCAAACGGCAGACGGCCAGGCCGCTGAGATCCGTGGCGACTCGGTGGTGCTGGCCAGCGGCGCAATGCCCGACACGCGTCTGGGCGATGCCCTGACCAGCGCCGGGCTGAATGTCAGCAGCATCGGCGACTGCCAGAGCCTCGGCTATATCGAAGGCGCCATCGCCGCCGGCCACCGCGCCGGACGCGAAGCCTGA
- a CDS encoding DUF6065 family protein, with the protein MKDLTAFVLDGHPFHIRPAPLERTWMDNSPQRFAYRCLPLNIANTYGWEVLCTSTFSAVWDGGGDKEAIRIVPEGGDTCPAVSHFGGGVLTFHIPCLFQTEAGIDLFVTGPINRPKDAISALSGVVETDWSPYTFTMNWLFTRSGQRVRFEEGEPICHLFPIRRGDLEEVSPSLRQLSENPELEHEQKTWSENRTAFNASLSDPQSKAAQEQWQKSYFQGTTPSGQPAAHGHRSRLRLKPFKETIE; encoded by the coding sequence ATGAAAGACCTGACCGCCTTTGTACTCGACGGCCATCCGTTTCACATCCGCCCGGCACCGCTCGAACGTACCTGGATGGACAACAGCCCGCAGCGCTTCGCCTACCGTTGCCTGCCCCTGAACATCGCCAATACCTACGGCTGGGAGGTGTTGTGCACATCGACCTTCTCCGCCGTATGGGACGGTGGTGGCGACAAGGAGGCTATCCGGATAGTCCCCGAAGGAGGCGACACCTGCCCGGCCGTCAGCCACTTCGGTGGCGGCGTGCTGACCTTTCACATCCCTTGCCTGTTCCAGACGGAGGCGGGGATCGACCTCTTCGTTACCGGCCCGATCAATCGCCCCAAGGACGCCATCAGTGCGCTGAGCGGTGTGGTCGAGACCGACTGGTCGCCTTACACCTTCACCATGAACTGGCTGTTCACCCGCTCCGGCCAGCGGGTGCGGTTCGAGGAGGGCGAACCCATCTGCCATCTGTTCCCGATCCGGCGCGGCGATCTTGAGGAGGTCTCCCCGAGCCTGCGGCAGTTGTCAGAAAATCCTGAGTTGGAACATGAGCAGAAGACCTGGTCGGAAAACCGCACCGCCTTCAACGCGAGCCTCTCGGACCCGCAATCCAAAGCCGCCCAAGAACAATGGCAAAAGTCCTATTTTCAGGGGACGACACCGTCAGGCCAGCCCGCCGCTCATGGGCACCGCAGCCGGTTGCGGCTGAAACCCTTCAAGGAAACTATTGAGTAA
- a CDS encoding autotransporter outer membrane beta-barrel domain-containing protein, producing the protein MGIKRLTHRARTDDVTAGIATKAVCIPPPRASTLVWRQHLPSSPRFQLGILAATIAMTCLGSSPVSADCTPSTPADGGTVTCTGGFIAGGVNSSAANITVNVDSSAQVGSGVSLSGTGQSTVNNDGTIQGAAVTLTNPTADSSKTLTNNGTLNNGIVGSGDGTITINQNGTLNSGGITITGNGTNTLILSSGHSTNGTVSLTGAVNRVESSGNFNSGLQLNGTVSNTFINRGGQVSGVDTYVGPSNFIRNDGGTFNNGISFASDGQNLVENFSGGIINGNLVSTGLSNDVIDNNGTINSSVSLGAGNDFLFNRPLGTTISQSVQGTIDFGTGNDVFNMLGGTVNGNILMGEGNDSIIIAGGTISTDMNAGSGNDVLLWTNGQIIHFTMGDNTDRAVFLNLSPTQLATGLRFEGGQGSDELEWNNTVGDGVDRYIAWELFNLTKGSQLTFSNFSTLTLGDSGTGTGQLVIDATSSVLAGNGTHTVSPAVSGQLVTVTNAGLINLTNSNPTATDRFVVLGNYVGQGGQLNIQTVLASDDSPSDQLVIRGAGASGSGSTTLNVTNLNGPGDMTVLDGIRVVDADGGATTTPGAFQLGGPVAAGLFEYQLFRGGKAAGNEEDWFLRTEAPSPPTVSPPPPPPVSPPPPPPVSPPPPPPVSPPPPPPVSPPPPPISPPVSPPVSPPGSVSPPPVPLVRPEVPGYTLAPVIARQMDREVLGTFHKRQGDQFLLTGDGTLPATWARVYGEKYEQEARQKISRLDFDIAPEFDGHIWGFQVGQDLYAVTNDDGSKDRVGLMFSQTEAEGDVEGYTLARRNNQSGKLDLDSYSLGLYGTHLGDNGWYLDAVLMNSWIDGEAKSDRGIKGDIEGTTFLASLEAGYPIELNSSWTLEPQAQVIWQKSSLDDTHDRFSEIGYENASTYTGRVGVRAENMTRLQTTVLQPYLDLNLWHDFNTTDSVSFNGREVDMSYRGNVLEVGGGISAQLTPELSVYAAVSSSSNLDKEDSQSTFGNIGLRILW; encoded by the coding sequence ATGGGTATTAAGCGACTGACGCACCGTGCAAGAACCGACGATGTGACCGCGGGCATAGCGACAAAGGCAGTGTGCATCCCGCCGCCACGAGCCTCAACGCTGGTTTGGAGGCAACATCTGCCGTCATCCCCTCGTTTCCAGCTCGGCATTCTTGCGGCGACTATTGCCATGACGTGCCTGGGCAGCTCCCCGGTATCTGCGGACTGCACCCCGAGCACCCCGGCAGATGGCGGCACGGTGACGTGCACAGGCGGCTTTATCGCCGGCGGCGTCAACAGCAGCGCAGCGAACATCACCGTCAATGTCGACAGCAGCGCCCAAGTCGGTAGTGGCGTCTCCCTGTCAGGGACCGGCCAGAGCACGGTCAACAACGACGGCACCATTCAAGGGGCAGCGGTTACGCTGACCAACCCTACAGCCGACTCAAGCAAGACGCTGACCAACAACGGCACGCTCAACAACGGCATCGTCGGCAGCGGCGACGGCACCATCACCATCAACCAGAACGGCACCCTGAACAGCGGCGGCATCACCATCACCGGCAACGGTACGAACACCCTGATCCTGTCCAGCGGGCACAGCACCAACGGTACGGTGAGCCTCACCGGCGCGGTCAACCGCGTCGAAAGCTCCGGCAACTTCAACAGCGGGCTTCAGCTGAACGGCACGGTCTCCAATACCTTCATCAATCGCGGTGGGCAGGTCAGCGGCGTCGATACCTATGTCGGCCCCAGCAACTTCATCCGGAACGACGGCGGTACCTTCAACAACGGCATCAGTTTCGCCAGCGACGGCCAGAATCTCGTAGAGAACTTTAGCGGCGGGATTATCAACGGCAACCTCGTCAGCACCGGGCTATCCAACGACGTCATCGATAACAACGGCACCATCAACAGTTCCGTGTCTCTCGGTGCCGGCAACGACTTCTTGTTCAATCGCCCGCTGGGTACGACCATTTCCCAATCGGTTCAGGGGACCATCGACTTCGGTACGGGCAACGACGTTTTCAACATGCTCGGGGGGACTGTCAACGGCAATATCCTGATGGGCGAAGGAAACGATTCGATCATCATCGCGGGCGGCACCATTTCCACCGACATGAACGCAGGCAGCGGCAACGATGTGCTGCTCTGGACCAACGGCCAGATCATCCACTTCACCATGGGTGATAACACTGACCGTGCAGTGTTCCTGAACCTGTCACCGACCCAGTTGGCAACCGGACTGCGCTTCGAGGGCGGCCAAGGCAGCGATGAGCTTGAATGGAACAACACCGTCGGCGACGGCGTGGACCGCTACATTGCCTGGGAGCTGTTCAACCTCACCAAAGGCTCCCAACTGACCTTCTCCAACTTCTCCACCCTGACGTTGGGTGACAGCGGCACAGGCACCGGCCAACTGGTCATCGATGCCACCAGCAGCGTGCTCGCCGGCAATGGCACCCACACCGTGTCGCCTGCCGTGTCCGGGCAGCTGGTGACCGTGACCAACGCCGGCCTGATCAACCTGACCAACAGCAACCCGACTGCGACCGACCGCTTCGTCGTGCTCGGCAACTATGTCGGACAGGGTGGACAGCTCAATATCCAGACGGTACTGGCCTCCGATGACTCTCCTTCGGATCAGTTGGTGATCCGAGGGGCCGGCGCCAGCGGTTCAGGCAGCACCACCCTGAACGTGACCAACCTCAACGGTCCAGGCGACATGACGGTGCTTGATGGCATCCGGGTCGTGGATGCCGACGGTGGCGCGACCACTACCCCTGGCGCATTCCAGCTGGGTGGCCCGGTGGCCGCCGGCTTGTTCGAATATCAGCTGTTTCGTGGCGGCAAGGCCGCTGGCAATGAGGAGGACTGGTTCCTCCGGACGGAAGCACCGTCTCCGCCGACGGTATCCCCGCCGCCTCCACCACCGGTATCCCCGCCGCCTCCACCACCGGTTTCCCCACCGCCTCCGCCGCCGGTATCACCACCTCCGCCGCCACCGGTATCCCCGCCACCGCCGCCCATATCGCCTCCGGTTTCTCCACCGGTGTCGCCGCCGGGATCGGTCTCCCCACCACCGGTTCCGCTGGTCCGGCCGGAAGTGCCCGGCTACACGCTGGCGCCCGTCATCGCACGGCAAATGGACCGGGAAGTGCTGGGCACCTTCCACAAGCGCCAGGGCGACCAGTTCCTGCTCACCGGCGACGGTACGCTCCCGGCAACCTGGGCGCGGGTATATGGCGAGAAGTACGAACAGGAGGCCCGGCAGAAAATTTCGAGGCTGGACTTCGACATCGCCCCCGAATTCGATGGGCACATCTGGGGCTTCCAGGTCGGCCAGGACCTGTATGCCGTGACCAACGACGATGGCAGCAAGGACCGGGTCGGCCTGATGTTCAGCCAGACCGAGGCCGAAGGTGACGTCGAGGGCTACACGCTGGCCCGCCGCAACAACCAGTCTGGGAAGCTCGACCTCGATAGCTACAGCCTTGGCCTGTACGGCACCCATCTGGGCGACAACGGCTGGTACCTGGACGCCGTGCTCATGAATTCCTGGATCGACGGCGAAGCCAAGTCCGACCGAGGGATAAAAGGAGACATCGAGGGCACCACTTTCCTGGCCTCACTGGAGGCCGGCTATCCCATCGAACTAAACAGTAGCTGGACGCTCGAGCCCCAGGCCCAGGTGATCTGGCAGAAATCCAGCCTGGACGACACCCATGACCGTTTCTCGGAAATCGGCTACGAGAACGCCAGCACCTACACAGGCCGCGTGGGCGTGCGGGCCGAGAACATGACACGACTGCAGACGACCGTACTGCAGCCCTACCTTGACCTCAATCTTTGGCACGACTTCAACACCACCGACAGCGTATCGTTCAACGGTCGCGAGGTGGACATGAGCTACCGCGGCAATGTGCTGGAAGTGGGCGGCGGGATATCAGCCCAATTGACGCCGGAACTGAGCGTCTACGCGGCCGTCAGCAGCAGCTCCAACCTGGACAAGGAAGACTCCCAATCCACGTTTGGCAACATCGGCCTGAGAATTCTATGGTGA